Proteins encoded together in one Paracoccus sp. SMMA_5_TC window:
- a CDS encoding DUF4169 family protein encodes MADKVINLRAARKAAARDAARRQGDENAARFGRSKAQKQAEQQALDRARLHLDQHRRDRDDD; translated from the coding sequence ATGGCCGACAAGGTCATCAATCTGCGGGCGGCGCGCAAGGCGGCCGCCCGCGATGCCGCCCGGCGCCAGGGCGACGAGAACGCCGCCCGCTTTGGCCGCAGCAAGGCTCAGAAACAGGCCGAACAGCAGGCGCTTGACCGCGCGCGCCTGCATCTGGATCAGCACCGGCGCGACAGGGACGATGATTGA
- a CDS encoding ribbon-helix-helix domain-containing protein has translation MIDRPPRPLPPMSAPGKRSVTIGGHRTSVSLEDGFWHELGRIARREGMTTAALIAAIDGVRPPQVGLATALRLYVLEDLRQMLAAQDRAD, from the coding sequence ATGATTGACCGCCCGCCGCGTCCGCTGCCGCCGATGTCGGCACCCGGCAAACGGTCGGTGACGATCGGCGGCCATCGCACCTCGGTCAGTCTCGAGGATGGGTTCTGGCACGAACTGGGACGGATCGCGCGCCGCGAGGGCATGACCACTGCCGCGCTGATTGCCGCCATCGACGGCGTTCGTCCGCCGCAGGTGGGGCTGGCGACGGCGCTGCGGCTTTATGTGCTGGAGGATCTGCGCCAAATGCTTGCAGCGCAGGACCGGGCTGACTAA
- the tyrS gene encoding tyrosine--tRNA ligase, producing MTYRAKSDFLQVMIERGYLADCTDLQALDEALIEGPVTAYIGYDATAASLHVGHLLNIMMLRWFQKTGNRPITLMGGGTTKVGDPSFRSEERPLLTPEKIDENIAGMQQVFARYLDYGDGRAMMLNNAEWLDGLNYLDFLRDIGRHFSVNRMLSFESVKSRLDREQSLSFLEFNYMILQAYDFLELYRRYGCRLQMGGSDQWGNIVNGIDLTRRVLDAEIWGLTSPLLTTSDGRKMGKSAGGAVWLNGAMLSPYEFWQFWRNTTDADVGRFLKLYTDLPVAECDRLGALAGAEINAAKIILANEVTTLLHGAEAAARAEATAREVFEQGGAGGELEVVTIAADALASGITVVQLLAQTGITASGKEAKRLIAEGGLRLNNAAVSDPQMTVDAALIGDGLKVSVGKKKHRMVQLA from the coding sequence ATGACATACCGTGCCAAATCCGACTTTCTGCAAGTGATGATCGAACGCGGCTATCTGGCGGATTGCACCGACCTGCAGGCCCTGGACGAGGCGCTGATCGAAGGTCCGGTCACGGCATATATCGGCTATGACGCCACCGCGGCCAGCCTGCATGTCGGGCATCTGCTGAACATCATGATGCTGCGCTGGTTCCAGAAAACCGGCAACCGCCCGATCACCCTGATGGGCGGCGGCACGACCAAGGTCGGCGACCCCAGTTTCCGCAGCGAGGAGCGCCCGCTGCTGACGCCCGAAAAGATCGACGAAAACATCGCCGGCATGCAGCAGGTCTTTGCCCGCTATCTCGATTACGGCGATGGCCGGGCAATGATGCTGAACAATGCCGAATGGCTGGACGGGCTGAACTATCTGGATTTCCTGCGCGACATCGGCCGGCATTTCAGCGTCAACCGGATGCTGTCCTTTGAATCGGTCAAGTCGCGGCTGGATCGCGAACAGTCGCTGTCCTTTCTCGAATTCAACTACATGATCCTGCAAGCCTATGACTTTCTGGAACTGTATCGGCGCTATGGCTGCCGGCTGCAGATGGGCGGCAGCGACCAATGGGGCAATATCGTCAACGGCATCGACCTGACGCGGCGGGTGCTGGATGCGGAAATATGGGGCCTGACCTCGCCGCTGCTGACCACCTCGGACGGGCGCAAGATGGGCAAGTCGGCGGGCGGCGCGGTCTGGCTGAACGGCGCCATGCTGTCGCCCTATGAGTTCTGGCAGTTCTGGCGCAACACCACCGATGCCGATGTCGGCCGTTTTCTGAAACTCTATACCGATCTGCCGGTGGCCGAATGCGACCGTCTGGGCGCGCTGGCGGGGGCCGAGATCAACGCCGCCAAGATCATTCTGGCCAATGAGGTGACGACGCTGCTGCATGGCGCCGAGGCCGCCGCCCGCGCCGAGGCCACCGCGCGCGAGGTGTTCGAGCAGGGCGGCGCCGGCGGCGAGCTTGAGGTGGTGACCATTGCCGCCGACGCGCTGGCATCGGGGATCACCGTCGTCCAGCTGCTGGCGCAGACGGGCATCACCGCCTCGGGCAAGGAGGCCAAGCGCCTGATTGCCGAAGGCGGCCTGCGGCTGAACAACGCCGCTGTCAGCGACCCGCAGATGACCGTGGATGCCGCCCTGATCGGCGACGGGCTGAAGGTCTCGGTGGGCAAGAAAAAGCACCGGATGGTGCAGCTGGCCTGA
- the fumC gene encoding class II fumarate hydratase, giving the protein MTKPTRTETDSFGPLEVPADKYWGAQTQRSIQNFPIGWERQPVPIIRALGVIKQAAAQVNMDSGKLDPAIGKAMVQAAQEVVAGKFDDNFPLVVWQTGSGTQSNMNANEVISNRAIEILGGEMGSKKPVHPNDHVNMGQSSNDTFPTAMHVAIAMQARDVLLPGLEKLHKALVAKSEEFRDIIKIGRTHTQDATPLTLGQEFGGYAHQVAKGIERVKLALTDIYELAQGGTAVGTGLNTKKGWDTAIAAEIARITGLPFVTAPNKFEALAAHDAMVFFSGALKTVAGSLFKIANDMRLLGSGPRSGLGELILPENEPGSSIMPGKVNPTQAEALTMVCAHVMGNDAAVGFAGSQGHFELNVYNPMMSYNVLQSMQLLGDAASSFTDNMVVGTQANIPRIEKLMKESLMLVTALAPTIGYDNATKVAKTAHKNGTTLREEAIALGFVDGETFDRIVRPEQMIGPED; this is encoded by the coding sequence ATGACCAAACCCACCCGCACCGAAACCGACAGCTTCGGTCCGCTGGAAGTTCCGGCCGACAAATACTGGGGCGCGCAGACCCAGCGTTCGATCCAGAACTTTCCGATCGGCTGGGAACGCCAGCCTGTGCCGATCATCCGCGCGCTGGGCGTGATCAAGCAGGCGGCGGCGCAGGTGAACATGGACAGCGGCAAGCTGGACCCGGCCATCGGCAAGGCTATGGTGCAGGCCGCGCAAGAGGTCGTGGCCGGCAAGTTCGACGACAACTTTCCGCTGGTGGTGTGGCAGACCGGTTCGGGCACGCAATCGAACATGAATGCCAACGAGGTGATCTCGAACCGCGCCATCGAGATCCTGGGCGGCGAGATGGGCAGCAAGAAGCCGGTCCATCCGAACGACCATGTGAACATGGGCCAGTCCTCGAACGACACCTTCCCGACGGCGATGCATGTGGCGATCGCCATGCAGGCGCGCGACGTGCTGCTGCCGGGTCTGGAAAAGCTGCACAAGGCGCTGGTCGCCAAGTCCGAGGAATTCCGCGATATCATCAAGATCGGCCGCACCCATACCCAGGATGCGACCCCGCTGACCCTTGGCCAGGAATTCGGCGGCTATGCCCATCAGGTCGCCAAGGGGATCGAGCGGGTCAAGCTGGCGCTGACCGACATCTACGAACTGGCCCAGGGCGGCACTGCCGTCGGCACCGGGCTGAACACGAAAAAGGGCTGGGACACCGCGATCGCGGCCGAGATCGCGCGCATCACCGGGCTTCCTTTCGTGACCGCGCCGAACAAGTTCGAGGCGCTGGCCGCGCATGATGCGATGGTGTTCTTCTCCGGCGCGCTCAAGACGGTGGCGGGTTCGCTGTTCAAGATCGCGAACGACATGCGGTTGCTGGGTTCGGGGCCGCGCTCGGGTCTGGGCGAACTGATCCTGCCGGAAAACGAACCGGGGAGCTCGATCATGCCCGGCAAGGTCAACCCCACCCAGGCCGAGGCGCTGACCATGGTCTGCGCCCATGTCATGGGCAACGATGCTGCCGTCGGCTTTGCCGGGTCGCAGGGCCATTTCGAGCTGAACGTCTATAACCCGATGATGTCCTACAATGTCCTGCAGTCGATGCAGCTTCTGGGCGATGCGGCCTCCAGCTTTACCGACAACATGGTGGTGGGCACCCAGGCCAATATTCCGCGGATCGAAAAGCTGATGAAGGAATCGCTGATGCTGGTGACGGCTCTGGCGCCGACCATCGGCTATGACAATGCGACCAAGGTTGCCAAGACCGCGCACAAGAACGGCACCACCCTGCGCGAAGAGGCGATTGCCCTGGGCTTTGTCGATGGCGAAACCTTCGACCGCATCGTGCGCCCCGAACAGATGATCGGCCCCGAGGATTGA
- a CDS encoding metal-dependent hydrolase family protein encodes MTCLEPHSAGEKLRFCQCGSPATLAAMARIEADISRRQMIGGMAAVVGMFAGFGLAPRELRAQPADRPLLLTNLRYFDGHAAILHAGSDILVQGGRIVALPPGGQGPADAERIDCGGRTVIPGLIDTHWHATLVGVSQIAAMTQDIGFVHLMAGKQAGDTLMRGFTTVRDVGGPAFGLQAAIDRGVVTGPRIFPAGAILSQTSGHGDFRLRNALPMMPSDPADYATREGMTALADGVPEVLRRTREQLMKGASQIKISAGGGVASAYDPLESLQFTEAEMRAAVDAARDWGTYVCAHVYTSAGIQRCIEAGVRSIEHGQLADEDTVRLMADTETWWSIQPFLADEDANTYTDPVAVAAQKAVSDGTLRAFEWADKHRVNWAFGTDILFGGGESQGRQLAKLARFMSPMAALHRATGAAGELLALSGARAPYDGRLGVIEPGALADLLVVDGDIESSMDWLSDSTNLRLIMKDGRLFKNSL; translated from the coding sequence ATGACCTGCCTTGAACCCCATTCCGCCGGCGAAAAGCTGCGGTTTTGCCAATGCGGCAGCCCCGCCACCCTGGCCGCCATGGCCCGGATCGAGGCCGATATTTCCCGCCGGCAGATGATCGGCGGCATGGCGGCGGTGGTGGGGATGTTCGCGGGCTTCGGCCTAGCCCCGCGCGAATTGCGGGCGCAACCCGCCGACCGGCCGCTGCTTTTGACCAATCTGCGCTATTTCGACGGACATGCCGCGATCCTTCATGCCGGCAGCGACATCCTGGTCCAGGGCGGGCGCATCGTGGCTCTGCCACCCGGCGGACAAGGCCCGGCAGATGCCGAACGCATCGACTGCGGCGGGCGGACGGTGATTCCGGGGCTGATCGATACCCACTGGCATGCCACCCTGGTCGGGGTCAGCCAGATCGCGGCGATGACGCAGGACATCGGGTTTGTCCATCTGATGGCCGGCAAGCAGGCTGGCGATACGCTGATGCGCGGCTTTACCACGGTGCGCGATGTCGGCGGGCCTGCCTTTGGCTTGCAGGCGGCGATCGATCGCGGCGTGGTGACGGGTCCGCGCATCTTTCCCGCCGGGGCGATCCTGTCGCAAACCTCGGGGCACGGCGATTTCCGCTTGCGCAACGCGCTGCCGATGATGCCGTCGGACCCGGCCGATTACGCGACGCGCGAAGGCATGACCGCTTTGGCCGATGGTGTCCCCGAAGTTTTGCGGCGCACCCGAGAACAGCTGATGAAGGGCGCAAGCCAGATCAAGATTTCCGCCGGCGGCGGTGTCGCCTCGGCCTATGATCCGCTGGAGTCGCTGCAATTCACCGAGGCCGAGATGCGCGCCGCGGTGGATGCCGCGCGCGACTGGGGCACCTATGTCTGCGCCCATGTCTATACCTCGGCAGGGATACAGCGCTGCATCGAGGCCGGGGTGCGGTCGATCGAACACGGTCAGCTGGCCGACGAGGATACCGTGCGGCTGATGGCCGATACCGAAACCTGGTGGTCGATCCAGCCGTTCCTGGCAGACGAGGATGCCAATACCTACACCGATCCCGTCGCGGTCGCGGCGCAGAAGGCGGTGTCGGACGGAACCCTGCGAGCCTTTGAATGGGCCGACAAGCATCGCGTCAACTGGGCCTTTGGCACCGATATCCTCTTTGGCGGGGGCGAATCGCAGGGCCGGCAACTGGCCAAGCTGGCCCGTTTCATGTCGCCAATGGCGGCCTTGCATCGCGCGACCGGGGCGGCGGGGGAACTGCTGGCACTGTCGGGCGCACGCGCGCCCTATGACGGGCGGCTGGGCGTGATCGAGCCGGGCGCGCTGGCCGATCTGCTGGTCGTGGATGGCGATATCGAATCCAGCATGGACTGGCTGTCCGACAGCACCAACCTGCGGCTGATCATGAAGGACGGCCGGCTTTTCAAGAACAGCTTGTAA
- a CDS encoding DUF2585 domain-containing protein, translated as MTRRLSPYLTSLLIVVAAAAWLLWIGREPICKCGLVKLWHGQTMSPENSQHISDWYTPSHLIHGILFYALLWLVARRLPLGWRLAIATLIEAIWELVENSDAVIERYRAVTISLDYYGDSVLNSVADILAMMLGFWLAARLPVWASVLIVLGFEALTIWMIRDGLALNVLMLLWPLQAVRDWQAGLAGGA; from the coding sequence ATGACCCGTCGCCTTTCACCCTATCTGACAAGTCTGCTGATCGTGGTGGCTGCCGCCGCCTGGCTGCTGTGGATCGGCCGCGAGCCGATCTGCAAATGCGGGCTGGTCAAGCTGTGGCATGGCCAGACCATGAGCCCTGAGAATTCGCAGCACATCAGCGACTGGTATACGCCTTCGCATCTGATCCACGGAATCCTGTTCTATGCGCTGCTGTGGCTGGTGGCGCGGCGGCTGCCGCTGGGCTGGCGGCTGGCCATCGCCACGCTGATCGAGGCGATCTGGGAGCTGGTCGAGAATTCCGACGCGGTGATCGAGCGCTATCGCGCGGTCACCATCTCGCTGGACTATTATGGCGACAGCGTGCTGAACTCGGTGGCCGATATTCTGGCGATGATGCTGGGCTTCTGGTTGGCGGCGCGGCTGCCGGTCTGGGCCTCGGTGCTGATCGTGCTGGGATTCGAGGCGCTGACCATCTGGATGATCCGCGACGGGCTGGCGCTGAACGTGCTGATGCTGCTGTGGCCGCTGCAGGCGGTGCGCGACTGGCAGGCGGGTCTGGCGGGGGGCGCATGA
- a CDS encoding peptidylprolyl isomerase: MAEIKDPENTIIIQLKDGRVVIELLPDVAPKHTQRMKDLARAGKYDNVAFHRVIDGFMAQTGDVEHANMENNYNPGRAGTGGSDLPDLPAEFSRLPHDRGTLGAARSMNPNSANSQFFINFKDNHFLNGQYTVYGRVIEGMEHVDKIARGEPPANPDRMISVKVAADVE, from the coding sequence ATGGCCGAGATCAAGGATCCCGAAAACACCATCATCATCCAGCTCAAGGACGGGCGGGTGGTGATCGAACTGCTGCCCGATGTCGCCCCCAAGCACACCCAGCGGATGAAGGATCTGGCCCGCGCCGGGAAATACGACAATGTCGCCTTTCACCGGGTGATCGACGGTTTCATGGCCCAGACCGGCGATGTCGAACACGCCAACATGGAAAACAACTACAACCCGGGTCGCGCGGGCACGGGCGGTTCCGATTTGCCGGACCTGCCGGCCGAATTCTCGCGCTTGCCGCATGATCGCGGCACCCTGGGCGCGGCGCGGTCGATGAACCCCAACAGCGCCAACAGCCAGTTTTTCATCAACTTCAAGGATAACCATTTCCTGAACGGCCAGTATACCGTCTATGGCCGCGTCATCGAGGGGATGGAACATGTCGACAAGATCGCGCGCGGCGAGCCGCCGGCGAATCCCGATCGCATGATTTCGGTGAAGGTGGCTGCCGATGTGGAATAA
- a CDS encoding PRC-barrel domain-containing protein, translated as MKPLVIAATTLALASPVFAQTATPMPNAEQAAENAAATAETAAENAAEAAETAADEAGAAATQAADDAAAAADTAADAAATAADNAANAAAGMGEAAAENAADAADAAADAASDAADAANDAAAAAPVTPPDVNPPAISEAEPGMLSSWLTGRHIWTTNQPSSTAWVDPAVTERPADWQDIAKVNDIVLDDSGQLVGYVADIGGFLGIGAKKVLLGADAIHLITVGNDTFFATNYTKEELQALPDFDEKTVRK; from the coding sequence ATGAAACCTCTTGTCATCGCTGCCACCACGCTTGCCCTGGCTTCGCCGGTCTTTGCGCAGACCGCGACGCCCATGCCCAATGCCGAACAGGCCGCCGAGAACGCCGCCGCCACCGCGGAAACCGCAGCCGAGAACGCTGCCGAGGCGGCGGAAACCGCTGCTGACGAAGCCGGCGCCGCCGCCACCCAGGCCGCGGACGACGCCGCCGCCGCTGCCGACACGGCTGCGGATGCAGCGGCGACTGCGGCCGACAATGCCGCGAATGCCGCCGCCGGCATGGGCGAAGCGGCCGCCGAGAACGCTGCCGACGCGGCCGATGCCGCGGCCGATGCGGCTTCGGATGCTGCGGATGCCGCAAATGACGCTGCCGCGGCCGCGCCGGTGACGCCGCCCGATGTGAATCCGCCGGCGATTTCCGAGGCCGAGCCCGGAATGCTGTCCAGCTGGTTGACCGGCCGCCATATCTGGACCACGAACCAACCGTCCTCGACGGCCTGGGTCGATCCTGCCGTGACCGAACGTCCCGCGGATTGGCAGGATATTGCCAAGGTCAACGACATTGTTCTGGACGATTCGGGCCAGCTGGTCGGCTATGTCGCCGATATCGGCGGCTTCCTGGGCATTGGCGCCAAGAAGGTGCTGCTGGGTGCCGATGCGATTCACCTGATCACGGTGGGCAACGACACCTTCTTCGCCACCAACTACACCAAGGAAGAACTGCAGGCTCTGCCGGATTTCGACGAAAAGACGGTTCGGAAATAA
- a CDS encoding SspB family protein encodes MARGIDYGGMMHRAMQRLIADVLQEVARHGLPGEHHFFITFDTRDPDVEMADWLRQRYPEEMTIVIQHWFENLEVDEDGFRITLNFGNSPEPLAIPFRALRTFVDPSVEFGLRFENHEEDLDEDESPEDDPEEDPSDDSPKGGAEVVSLDKWRK; translated from the coding sequence ATGGCACGGGGAATCGATTACGGCGGAATGATGCACCGCGCCATGCAGCGGCTGATCGCCGATGTGCTGCAAGAGGTCGCCCGGCATGGGTTGCCTGGCGAGCACCATTTCTTCATCACCTTCGACACGCGCGACCCTGATGTCGAAATGGCCGACTGGCTGCGCCAGCGCTATCCCGAGGAAATGACCATCGTCATCCAGCATTGGTTCGAAAACCTCGAGGTGGACGAGGACGGGTTCCGCATCACGCTGAACTTCGGCAATTCGCCCGAACCGCTGGCAATTCCGTTCAGGGCGCTGCGCACCTTTGTCGATCCTTCGGTCGAATTCGGCCTGCGCTTTGAAAATCACGAGGAAGACCTCGACGAGGACGAATCCCCCGAGGACGATCCCGAAGAGGATCCTTCGGATGACAGCCCCAAGGGCGGGGCCGAGGTGGTCAGCCTGGACAAGTGGCGGAAGTAG
- a CDS encoding YebC/PmpR family DNA-binding transcriptional regulator encodes MAGHSKWANIQHRKGKQDKLRSKLFSKLAKEITVAAKLGDPDPDKNPRLRLAVKEAKSNSMPKDVIDRAIKKSQGGDAENYDEIRYEGYGPNGIAIIVEAMTDNRNRTASNVRSYFTKYGGDLGQTGSVSFMFDRKGEILYPASAGDADTVMMAAIEAGAEDVESDEDGHWIYTSDTDLAEVANALESSLGESEHAKLIWKPQAPTQIDLETAQKLMKLIDALEEDDDVQTVTGNFDIPDDVAAQL; translated from the coding sequence ATGGCAGGCCATAGCAAATGGGCCAATATTCAGCATCGCAAAGGCAAGCAGGACAAGCTGCGCTCGAAGCTGTTTTCTAAACTGGCCAAGGAAATCACCGTCGCCGCAAAGCTGGGCGACCCCGATCCCGACAAGAACCCGCGTCTGCGTCTGGCGGTCAAGGAGGCCAAGTCGAACTCCATGCCCAAGGACGTGATCGATCGCGCGATCAAGAAATCCCAGGGCGGCGATGCGGAAAACTACGATGAAATCCGCTATGAAGGTTACGGCCCCAACGGTATCGCGATCATTGTCGAGGCGATGACCGACAACCGCAACCGCACCGCCTCGAACGTGCGCAGCTATTTCACCAAATACGGCGGCGACCTGGGCCAGACCGGATCGGTCAGCTTCATGTTCGATCGCAAGGGCGAGATCCTGTATCCCGCCAGCGCCGGGGATGCCGATACGGTGATGATGGCCGCGATCGAGGCTGGCGCCGAAGACGTGGAAAGCGACGAGGATGGGCATTGGATCTATACCTCGGACACCGACCTGGCCGAGGTGGCGAATGCGCTGGAATCCAGTCTGGGCGAATCCGAACATGCCAAGCTGATCTGGAAACCGCAGGCGCCCACGCAGATCGATCTGGAAACCGCGCAGAAGCTGATGAAGCTGATCGACGCACTGGAAGAGGATGACGACGTCCAGACCGTCACCGGAAATTTCGACATTCCCGACGACGTCGCCGCCCAGCTGTAG
- a CDS encoding anhydro-N-acetylmuramic acid kinase, translating to MIQALGMMSGTSLDGVDAALIETDGIRIGGFGPCAYRAYSDNEAAVLHAALGQWPGGAGVAEAAGLSVAAHAALAQGFPQAQVIGYHGQTLAHDPGGRGTHQAGDGAALARRLDRPVVWDFRREDVRQGGEGAPLAPFFHWACAEWAVARGKLPPRPVAFLNLGGVGNISIVDPTAPGPEAPGACLAFDTGPANAPLNDLMQRRRRQARDDGGALAEQGRPDEAVIAKFLKHPYFARPAPKSLDRDAFARALDVSGLADADAAATLTHAAAAAVAAGLAQVAEAPDLVLVCGGGRHNRAMMAALAARLSAQVAPVEQAGLDGDMLEAQAFGWLAVRVLRGLPTSGPGTTGAPGPVCGGRISHPPRRA from the coding sequence ATGATCCAGGCTCTGGGGATGATGTCGGGAACCTCGCTTGACGGGGTGGATGCGGCGTTGATCGAAACCGACGGCATCCGCATCGGCGGCTTCGGACCCTGCGCCTATCGCGCCTATTCCGACAATGAGGCGGCGGTGCTGCATGCGGCGCTGGGTCAGTGGCCCGGTGGTGCCGGCGTGGCCGAGGCGGCCGGGCTGTCGGTGGCCGCGCATGCGGCGCTGGCCCAGGGCTTTCCGCAGGCGCAGGTGATCGGCTATCACGGCCAGACCTTGGCCCATGACCCCGGCGGCCGTGGCACGCATCAGGCTGGCGACGGTGCGGCGCTGGCCCGGCGGCTGGACCGGCCGGTGGTCTGGGATTTTCGCCGCGAGGACGTGCGGCAGGGGGGCGAGGGCGCGCCGCTGGCCCCGTTCTTTCATTGGGCCTGTGCCGAATGGGCGGTGGCGCGCGGAAAGCTGCCGCCGCGCCCCGTCGCGTTCCTGAACCTGGGCGGGGTCGGCAATATCAGTATCGTCGATCCGACTGCCCCTGGCCCCGAGGCGCCGGGCGCCTGCCTGGCCTTCGACACCGGACCGGCGAATGCCCCGCTGAACGATCTGATGCAGCGGCGCCGTCGCCAGGCCCGTGACGACGGCGGGGCGCTGGCCGAACAGGGCCGGCCGGACGAAGCGGTGATCGCAAAGTTTCTGAAACACCCCTATTTTGCCCGCCCCGCGCCCAAGTCCCTGGACCGCGATGCCTTTGCCAGGGCACTGGATGTCAGCGGGCTGGCCGATGCCGATGCCGCCGCCACCCTGACCCATGCCGCAGCGGCGGCGGTCGCGGCAGGGCTTGCGCAGGTGGCGGAAGCGCCGGATCTGGTGCTGGTTTGCGGCGGCGGGCGCCACAACCGCGCCATGATGGCGGCGCTGGCGGCGCGGCTTTCGGCGCAGGTGGCGCCGGTCGAGCAGGCGGGCCTTGATGGCGACATGCTCGAGGCGCAGGCATTCGGTTGGCTGGCGGTGCGGGTGCTGCGGGGGTTGCCGACCTCGGGGCCGGGAACCACGGGCGCGCCCGGGCCGGTCTGCGGCGGGCGGATCAGTCATCCGCCGCGTCGGGCATGA
- a CDS encoding YaiI/YqxD family protein, which yields MTTLYIDADACPVKAEAERVATRLRLPMVLVCNGGLRPSPNPLVTVQIVAEGPDVADQWIAARCGPGDVVVTADIPLADRCLKAGAQVVQPDGEVLSPANIGARLATRDLMQDLRAANPFLQGRGGSFGKAERARFLQALDRVLTAALRGRG from the coding sequence ATGACCACGCTTTACATCGATGCCGATGCCTGCCCGGTCAAGGCCGAGGCCGAGCGTGTCGCCACCCGGCTGCGCCTGCCGATGGTGCTGGTCTGCAACGGCGGCTTGCGACCGTCGCCCAATCCGCTGGTCACGGTGCAGATCGTGGCCGAGGGGCCGGATGTCGCCGATCAATGGATCGCGGCGCGCTGCGGGCCGGGCGATGTCGTGGTCACGGCCGATATTCCCTTGGCCGACCGCTGCCTCAAGGCCGGCGCGCAGGTGGTGCAGCCGGACGGCGAGGTGCTGAGCCCCGCCAATATCGGTGCGCGGCTGGCCACGCGCGACCTGATGCAGGACCTGCGGGCGGCAAACCCGTTCCTGCAAGGCCGCGGCGGTTCATTCGGCAAGGCCGAGCGCGCGCGTTTCCTGCAGGCGCTGGACCGGGTCTTGACCGCGGCGCTGCGGGGCAGGGGATAG
- a CDS encoding peptidylprolyl isomerase, which produces MWNKLLAPALVFLACAAQAAGLPGVTDGPGPNLVIEVADASGASKGKIVLDLYNDKAPKHVERLVTLAKSGAYDGVVFHRVIDGFMAQTGDVEFGKHGGDTVRAGMGGSNLPDLKAEFNDVSFQAGTVGMARAQDPDSANSQFFIDLAPAEFLDGQYTAVGQLVDGWDVLNAIKKGDPAANGAVIGPDYMLKVTVTE; this is translated from the coding sequence ATGTGGAATAAGCTGCTGGCCCCGGCCCTGGTGTTCCTTGCCTGCGCCGCGCAGGCCGCGGGCCTGCCGGGCGTGACCGACGGCCCCGGCCCCAACCTTGTGATCGAGGTGGCCGACGCGTCCGGTGCCTCGAAAGGCAAGATCGTGCTTGACCTTTACAACGACAAGGCCCCCAAGCATGTCGAACGGCTGGTGACGCTGGCCAAGTCGGGCGCCTATGACGGGGTGGTGTTTCACCGCGTGATCGACGGCTTCATGGCCCAGACCGGCGATGTCGAATTCGGCAAGCACGGCGGCGACACCGTGCGCGCCGGCATGGGCGGGTCGAACCTGCCCGACCTGAAGGCCGAGTTCAACGACGTCAGCTTTCAGGCCGGCACGGTGGGCATGGCCCGCGCGCAGGATCCCGACAGCGCCAACAGCCAGTTCTTTATCGACCTGGCCCCGGCCGAGTTTCTGGACGGGCAATATACCGCCGTCGGGCAACTGGTCGACGGCTGGGACGTGCTGAACGCGATCAAGAAGGGCGATCCGGCCGCCAATGGCGCGGTCATCGGCCCCGATTACATGCTGAAGGTCACCGTGACCGAATAG